ATCAACAGAATATCGTATCAGAAATGTTAAATATCAAAAGGCAAAAAATATAATGATTTCATGCTTCAGATCCTTGGAGTTCTACTAGTGATCATAACACTTAGCATTGTAGATGTACATTAGAAGGCTAAAACTACGTACAAATAAACAAATAGGCGCGTGCCATCAAAATATGAACATGATGCATGTAGAGATGTACTGTGTTCTGCATATATAGTCTGAAGAAACCACCAGGGTATATATAAATGCAAACTATGTTGATACGGATAAAACCTATACTTCCCATGATCATCAACACTGATAATGCAATAATAAACACAGAGTCTCTAGAAAAGAAATGAATTAGCATCACTGCATCACGGTTTACATGAAATAGCAGTAGTGCAAATGGACTAATTCCATTTCATTTAACACAGTAGTTAGTGATCATTTTCTAATAATCTAATTTAGCAGAgaacacacacatatatatttcttggcaaaaacaaaaacaaaaacatgcGTGCACGTACATTGCATTCTTAGCTAGAGCAAAGAgcatatatatacatgcatgcatgtaaaaGGAATTTTGGGCAGAGCTATAGGCAGTTAGGCACTAGAGtttgagaagaaaaaacacAAAGTATTGTCTCTTTTTTCCATGCCAAGAATCCAACAGTACGCTGCAGGCTACTACTCTAGGCTGGGTGCTGAGCTAAGCGTGATACACTAGACATCATGCTCTAGGTAGACGATAGAGGTCGTCACCCTTTTCGATGGTTGGTTTGGCCGCACTGTCCGTCCGATCCTCTCTGGGGACTCTCCCTCCCAAcccaaggccttgtttagttggggaatttgggaggtgccaaattactgttacagcactgtagcacactgtagcgtttcgtttgtatttgtgaattattgtccaaatattgactaattaggctcaaaagattcgtctcgcaaagtacaacaaaactgtgcaattagtttttaatttcatctacatttagtactccatgcatgtaccgcaagtttgatgtgatggggaatcttctttttgcatagtgtcaaagttgggagttgggagtaactaaacagggcccaaatctgaaatattttttttgcccCTCTTGATGCATAGAATTCAGCACCTCACCACTCATGACTGATCATGGCACTGAATACCTTGCACTACCAATAATTCATTCCCCTCCTATCTACTACCCTCTTCTCTTCTCACCCCTCCTGTACATAAATCTTTATTTTGATCAAATTTTCAGCTCCCTTAGCttatatatacaaatttcaaGCGAAAACATAAACATCTAAACCTTGAGTGAATGAAtgaattcaaacaaaaaagttGCAAAAGTAGGTTAGTTAGTGACAAACTGCTAACAAATAAATGCATGCATACATCTCTGCTGCATGGACTGGTCTGATCCATCCTTGGATCACATGCTCAACCAGCAGCGGCTATACTGTATTGTACGGCCGGATCGGAGTAGTCAACAGGCCTGTGACTAACTGCAGAGGCTTGGATGGATTGCCACCATGACACCACACGCAAGCCAGCAAAGCTAGTACAACCACGACACAACACATCATGCATGCTGCATGGACAATTTTATATGCTCGGTAACTAGCATGTACTAATTAACAATATTAATTTTGGGGTTAAATATAATTCCTTGACTgacaatttagtttccacagATGATGAACATTTCAGAGGAGAAAATTAAAATCAAAAGGGGGCGGTGGAGAAATTAAGAAGAGCAGAAAGAACGAAGAACTTGCCTGAAGTGAAGAAGAGACATATTCGTGATGGTGGTAAAAATGGCACAAACCCTAGCTAAACTTATTGATTAGTTTACTTTTCCGATCCGTAGAACATGGATTAACACCGCTAGCTAGAGAACACATACACTACTACCCTCGATCACAGCTAGAATAATCAAGATCAAATCAAAATTACCTCTCTGCTagtccatccatccaccaaaatcCATCATCCGTCGACGATTGATTCCTAGTTAATCCTCTTCCTCTAAAAGCAAGCAAGCTTCTCCACCTCTCAGTGGCTCATCAGTGCATTCCATGGCTGCTCTGGCCGGCGCTGCTGAAGCCGAAGCCCAGGGCGGCGTGTGCGCCGCCcatcgacgacgaggacgacgacgacgtcggccCGTGGATATCCACGGGCCTCACGAACCCGGCCCAATCGATAAGCGGCCCGGGGCCCAGCGGGAGGAACGGCGGCCCGCCGGGTCGCGGGCCCACGACCGAGGTGCTGGGtccggctccagctccggcggcggcggcggccgggtatTGCTGctgcgtcggcgtcggcggctggTGCTGGAGCTCCTGCACCTGGCGCTTGAGGAACTTGATGTAGCGGATGGCCTCGTCGAGCATGGAGGCGGTGTCCATCTTGGTGCCCCCCGGGACGAGGCGCTGCAGGATGCGGATGCGCTCGCTGATccgctcccgccggtgccgcgcCGCCACGCTCTGCGGGTCCTCGCTGATGCGCACgttgcggcggcgcggcttcTTGATGGTCGCCGGGTCGATGTCCACCGGCTGCATGGCGGCGATCCGGTACATCATCTCCTTCATGGcgcccagctcctcctccacgtcctccacgccggcgccgccgcgctcctcctggGCCACGCCAGCCTCGTGCTGCCGCatctcctcctgctgctcgtgGCCTCCGGGCTCCTGCTGCTCGTACTCAtggtggtgccggtggtggGAGGAGGGATCGATGTCGAggccgaggtggtggtggagccggtggtggtgcggcgggaagagggaggaggacggggaAGGATCCAGTCCGAGATGATGATGGTGGTGAGGAGGATGCGGAGGAGGGTGGTGGCCGTGGTGATGGGAGGAGGTGGAGACGAGGTGGAACGGtaatggcggcggaggcggcggcgccgggtttGGGTGGCTGTCGAAGAGGagagggtggtggtggctgcCGAGGCTCATGTCCAAATCCCATGAGCTGCTACTGCTCGAGTTGTGAGTGATGTTGTCCATGCCACCACGGCCTCACTTCTTTCTTGActatcagagagagagagagagagagagacagagagagagagagagagagcacagTAGCAAGGAGGAGCTGGATGCTGCAGTAGAGATGAGCTCCTCCTCTCAGCTCCTCCCAAGTGCAGCTGTGTGTGTGACCGGCCCGGCTACTACAAACCTAGCAGCTATATTAGCTAGCAAGAGGaagcagctgctgctgatgctgatgctgtctcagagagaaaaagagagggagaagagagagccCATGAGTGGTCGCGTAAGTGAAGGCTTTATAGGGGAAtgggaaggggaggagagaggtggaagaagctaatgaggaagaaggagaaggcagGCTAGCCTTGAGGTGATAAATAATGTCATGTGCAAGGAGTGCTAGTGTAGTGTGTGCTACTAGATATGGTATGGTAGTGCAGATATGAGAGCCTAGGCAAcaacaaaataaagaaaatttctttttttttattttgggtaTAAGAACTGATCAGAACAAAGAAAGGTTAAGGCCAGCACAGGCAAAGGGCTGGAGAGATAGAACTTGCAACCTTGTCATGGTGCAGCAGATCAATCAGGGGCTATGTGCATTGCATGGTTAGAGGAGGGTGGGGCAAAGTTTGCCTCAACATCTAGGATTCTAGGCACCTACATCATATCTATCTCTCTATACCTTCTTGACAGTTAGTCACTAGCCATAGCTAATTGCCAATCTCCAATATACACacataaaaaaaaaatggagtagCTGTTGTGCTTGTCCTACTACTACATCCATATGCTATGGTTTTCGGTGTAATCTGTTTTAGCACTATCATGGACAGTTATAAGTTTCTGTAAACTGCATATACTACTCGGCATCAGGATTCTCGAGGGCAGATCTTTGTTTGGTTCCTCGCTCTCaccctttttttcttcatttctttttcttgccaaCTATCTTTGACCACCGTCAGCTAGCAGCTACGCCACTGTATAGGTAGCTAGGCCCTGAATAACAATAACAATAACAACTAGAACTGGTTACCTGCCAGCGCTGTTGGAACTTCTACCTCATAAGTAACTAGGGACTAGGGATGTGATCCGTACGTATTATGCATGTTACGGTTAATACTTTAATATAGCTCTTATGTAATTAAAAATCGTTTTAGCAACATATACACATGTTGATCCACAACTTAGTCTCCCAAGGGCCTCAAAGATGGAAATATAGGAGTTGACTAtaactattttattttatttaattgcaCCTAGTACGATTTAAACTCGAGATCTCTGATCCTGATATTATATTAAGCTACATGCATCGATCGATCCAAAAACTTGACTTGATGGGAAAAtatgggcaattcacttatacttcaACAAAAACATTATGCCGCTCAGCAACAACTAACTATATACCTTGAATTCCAAATTTCCATAGTGCGTGCATATCATAAATTTTTTGTCTCCATCATATTGAactatgttttttttcctattaCATTTTGTAGAAATGTCTCTCCTTAATATTAACATGGAAACAATTTCGGCGAATTTTTCGTGCTTATCGGTGGAGTCTGATAAATTTTCACCAAAATTTCATGCAGGAAGTCTACTAATGTGTTAGGCTTGTGTTGTGTTGACTTACTTCTTTATTGTTAAATGATGCATGTATTAAGGATAGCTTTTAGTGAAATCATAACAAAAACttacatagaaaaaaaaatactggtGAGATATGGGCTATATTTTCACGAATTTTTTTCTCTCCAGCATTGTAGTATTTATTGCGGAGCGAAGAAAGGTGGAGGGATGGGGGTCAGGTAGGAGGAGGACGGAGATCCAAGACAAAGGAGTAGGCTCTCGTGGTAACTAGTAAAGTAGGGCGCTGGGTGGGGTGAGGCCATGATGGATACGGTGCTTACTAAATATGGCAATGGTGATGcggcagagagagagagtgggagAGCAATAGAATAATGACGATCGGCTGCAGcagcggagcagcagcaggccagaggaggaggaggaggaggaggaagacatgCATATGCAACGCTGATGTGGGTGCGAGTACTACCAGTTTCAATCAAAgacacctctctctctctctctctccatcgaTGATCGCTCTGCCTGCGCCCTCGTGAAGCTCCTGCAGGCTTTATTTCACGCATCCCTAGgtcatctccctctctctttcctccctgctgcagtgctgctacCTGTATTCTTCCTCCTCTGTCCTCTCCTCCTTTCAGGTTTCCTTcattcatctctctctctctctctctctctcttccttcttgttcTCACTTGCTCATGGTACAAAGTAGTAGATCTCTCCAATTTATAGCGCCGTTGGGAATTTGTCCTACCCCACCCAACCCATGAAGGATCTTTCATcaagtttcatttttttttaccgaatTACATCGTGGAGGATTATTTTATTAACTACATGCGTATTATGCGCCTAATGCATATAGCAAAGCAATGCAAGGCATTTACTACTCAACCCATCCATCGAATCGATGATACTGACAGATCATCAGTTTTTTATATACTCACTCGATCGATCGGTCAATATTGAATGGGAGCATGAACTTGCATGTTTCTTGTGGACAAGACGaggtgatgcacctgatgaaccaccagcttctctctctctctctctcatgagTCATGAATGTCTGTGACGATGACGAATGCAAGCAGCAGGAGAGCATTGAATTCCTAGGTTTCCTGCTTCAGCCAATGTGCACCTTCCCTCCTCGGGTAGACAAGCAGTTGCTTCCTACACATAGGTTGCTGCTTATTAGCCACACCTCCATGCTAATTTAATCACGCCATGCCTTCATTTCTCTTCAACTGTCCATGCTTGCTCCACAATGCTGTACTGTTAGCTTGGCAATGGACAATGCAAAGATTCTGTTCCATGCATGGACATTGTCAAATGCCCTGTGAGTGAGCTGCAGATTCCTCCCCATCCCATGCATGTATAGTAATATACTAGCAACAACAGAGGGAATAAGTTAGTTTGTTTTAAACACAAGACTGGCTTATACTAATTAAAAATGCATATGCAGTAGTGATCACCAGCAGATTGCTCTAGCTAATTAATAAATGGAGGTGCTTTCTGCTAGCTGTTTCCTCAAACGGAAACAAAGTATAACAAGTATACATTCAACAAGGCATGTACACATGTTAACTTAATGAGCTACACACATCCTATGATGGAACATAAACATATGCTTTATTTCCAATTGAATAATTGACCATCATGCATGTACTAGTATTGATTATTTCATGATTTATGCATGGCAAAGGAGAATCCTCTCTCACTGGGCTTTGCATTGGGAGAATACATCAATGAATAACTAACCTCTACTTCACcatcttattaattattaaagAATAACAATGTTATCCTTCAGGGATGCAGGCAGTACTTGCAAGGATATGATGATGCATGGTATCTAGTTTCAAAGTGCTGGACGACGACAGAGCAATTTGGAATCAAGACAAACGTGGCCATCACAGGCCAGTTAGCAAGCTAGCTGGGTTAGTTCTCTAAGCTGATCATCTGATCGAGATGACATGCATGATCTGCATATACTAATCGACCTGCCTCTGCTGCATCGATCGCAGGGTTACAGCATTAGTTTATTAATCTCCCAGCACAGCAGCTGCACTTGTCAGCAGCTGTGCGAAGGTGTAGTCAAGTCAACAGGACATGCAGCACCGTCACTGCTTCGACACATACAGCCGACACGTACGCCATCATCCTGTGGATCGTTGGATTCTCGATCGATGCATGTGTCCTGTGTGTACCAGGTCGTCGATGCGATGTATGCAATCCCTAGATTAGTTACTGTTGTTTGTTCTACTTTGATTTGATCGACATCGCAAACGTACGTAGTACTACGTGCTTtctccaaaagaaaagaaaaaaggctGCTTCTAAAAAATAGCATTCTCATCTGCCTCTTTTAAGGCAAGTTCCTTTTGAACAAAGCAGCTCGGTGCATGGAACCTAGTTGCCCTAGCTGCTACAGTACTgtgctcttctttttcctctgaGCTCACACCTTTCTCACCTCCTCCATTATACATTAATTTTAGCTTGATACTCCTATATATGtaggaagaacaagaagaagagaagcTAAGGAGAGAACTGGATCTGATGTAGACACCCATTTGTGGCCATTGAATTGCTTACATTCAATTCTAGCAATATAAGTACTATGTATGTTTCTTTCTTGGAGAacattattagtttatttttgtaGCAATGAATGTGTATGTAGGCCATTAAATTGCATGTATGAATGGGGGAAATAAACGTTGCTAGCTGCATGTCCATACCTAGCTACTAGACACATCCAATGCAAATTAAGAGGCCAGTATGATGTACAGAATAAAATTTGTATCCATTGTGTTTTGTGATGATGTGCGCACATATTCTTGACAGAAGTAGCTAGATATGTTGTTGGATTCCTCCCCCTGTTCTTCTTTTCTTGAACTTTTGTTGTTGATGTTACAGCAACAACCAGTGCCTGCATCGCATATTGCAAGTTGGAATCTAGGAAACACAATCCCAAGTTAGCTTGGGCATCATCACATGGCACCCAGCATGCAGCATTATTATATGCATCCAGCTAGATTGTGCATGCTAGCTAGACTGTATACATGTCTCTATGGGGCAGCATCTAGTGAGCTCAGATTTGTGTGGATATGTCTGCACAtggatacatatatataaactaTTAGGACAGGAAGCAGAAAGACAGTTTACTAGCGGCAGAAGATATTGATGTATATTTCTGCTGGGAGGCCAAAGTTTCAAGAAGAGATATCATCAAGTTGGAAGGAACCCCACTAGCACACATAGTCTATCTTTCTCCCATCAGAAATGGAGGTATCCTTGCCACCAGCCAACTCACCCCCACAGAGATGCCACTTGCTGCCTTCTCCTTGTTTAGCACAAGCACAAGGCAAAAGTAATATTATACAAACCTTCTAAAGGTCAACAGAAGCTAACTTATTCAATTACCTAGCTCTCAAATCTTTGTTTAATATATACTGCAGCTTCCTGAAATGGAAGTGAGGGTTAGGTGTATGGGAGGAATAGTGCATGTTATATCAACATAGAAGAATATCACAACTCCTAAAGATACATGCATGGttcattttattttagaaaagtcAAAGTTTGTGCATTTTGACCTATACTTCGTCAAATTAAAGTCTAGCTGTATAAAATTATACTGCTAGCAGGTTCATATTTCAAAATGTTATCACACTATGTCCGTTTGGCACCTACAACTATTTTCTGTGGGAAAAAAGAATAGTCAATTAGAAGGATCAGAAAGATTAAGATGTTGTAACTTGCATTATAAAGCTGTACACATTCTAAATACTAATTTCTTTAATATACACTGCACCCACCGTTTCCTTAAGTGGAAGTAAATGTCAGGTATATGGGAGGAACAGTGCACGCATGTTACCAACGCAGAAGAATATCATCTGGTCATTAGTCTGTAATGATCACATCAGAGTCAATAAATATTTAACATATATGCCCTTTAAGTGTATGCGTCAAACATGGCACTGCATCATTAGCAAGTGAATGGAAGAAGAAGTTACTGATCTCAGTATGTAATAAGAACCGAAGAAGGGAAGAATGTTAGAACTTGCATTATAAAGCTGCACCGTACCGAAGCTGCAAGGGAAAGCTCCAAAGTTTCTCATCACATAGCCAACTCCAGTGGCCGGTGGTGTGCATATGCCTGCAAAGCATATGCCTCACTGCATCTGCCTAACAGTGCTACATACCATACGCCTTGCAATTTAGGACAGGCACCAAACAACAAGGATAAAATTCGCATCTTGTACACATATGCAATCTTGCTTTCGGCCTAGCTTCCCTGTCTCCATGCATCCATCCAATAATATCGTGTTTGCAAATCTTTATATGTCACGGGCGGGCGGCAGATCATCGATCGATCATGTATATAGCAGCAGAAATATTATGCGCATAAAGATAGATGCGATCAGGTAAGGCCATCACGCGTGAGAGAGACTTGCCAAGAAGATAGCATGTTCTCTAGGAGCGCATACACATTTGGTCCATGCCTTAGGCTCCTGCCTACATATACCGGCCCGAAAGGCGTCTTTCGGGTTTTCAAATCAagtaaaaaaggaaagggaattGCACTCGCCCCCTGGTGTTCCAAGGAATGATCAAAGGTAAGCATACATATATCTTTACAGCAGCTTTAATTTACTGCTAAAAGATTAACTTTGATCTTTCTACATAAGATGAGTTCATTGCCACGGAACATGCGTTTACTGTCAACCGGTTTACTTTGATTCACCTAGCACAAATGTTAGTCCATGGAAAAAACGGCGGTAACTAGTTTATTATGCGCAAAGTGGAAGGGTCGTGCTGAATTGATTGAGCACATTGCTAGATCACCTTTGTTACAAGCCTACATGATGGTAATTAACTTGATTGTTGATTTAATTGTCCTCTtcgatggtggtggtggagctaCGGGGAAAGAGAATCACCGGGAGATGGTGCGTGGGCTTTCCCTTTGTGTCCTCGGGCCATAGGTGTCGCAAGGAGGGCCAATGATGACAATATCACGGTATTACCATTGAATGGCCATTGCCGGCTCTAAGGCCAGTCGTGATGGCAATTTGGAACCGTAGTGATCCGGTTTTGTATGTTGGCAGTAGTATATCTTACTATATTACTAGGAAAAAAGATGATTcgtagaaattctcacaaaaatcagaaacatctaGTCATCAATCTGGTAAGCTCTAATTATCATAGCCATTGTTTCTATTACGTGTTCTAAAAATTACACTCATTTACCATTGTAAAAATAGTATAAAATAATCCCTAAATCAATATCTAATACCCACCTCTATCATTAtgaaataaactaaaataacccACTAATGTTCATCTAAAATACTCACCTATACAATGTAAAAAAAGATGACTTAAATTAATgccatctaaattacccacatatatCATTATTAGAAATAATTCTAATTAAAGTAAACCTCTAAATCTGAATCTAAATTACCTATGCATGTAACTATAAAAAAAATGCCCCAAAGTACACTAACAATACCTATTTTTCTCAACGTTAACTAAAAAACtaaattaaggtatatatacATGATGTGTATCactgtacatgtatatatgaAGTAGGCAATGAGAATACCAATTTCCTTGTTAAATGCATAGTTCAAGCTACTGGTTCGATTAAAACACATGTTGAGGTGCGATACAAAgtgaaaaatattataaatatgtataaaaagTGTAAAAAGGTTAATTACTAACCAAAATCTATCACAACCCAGATTCAAGATAAGCAAATAATGAAGGAAGGTGTGTAAACAATTTTGATAATTAGCTACATGCCCTAATTTGTTTTATACCTTTCTAATACTTATATCTCTCAAAATTATTTGTCCGTGTGGAGCATGGGCTGATGGATTAGTTTTTGTCAAATTAAGCAAATTCTCTATAATTTAATTTGTGTTAACAGGAACTACTAGCTCATCTAAATTATCTACCTAGTTATTGCCctttccaaaaagaaaaagtcTAGCTAGCTCTAAATAACTGACTAACAATGTAAGCTGACAAACTCATGCATCACATTATATTGATCAATACGTACAATATGGCAATCATGTTGTGCAAGATATATACAGTACTAGGCTGAGTTATGAAGCAATTGATGGATGGATCAGGTAGGCGAGTTCATGGGGATTGGGGTGGGTTGTCGATCGATGCTGGGGTGGGATCGCATTGAAATCAATGAGTGGTAACTGCGAGAGCAGGTTCTTCGATCTTCTTGTTGCTAGCCGCTGCTGCAGCTAGCCGGTGTGCGGCATTGGTGGTCCATGTAGTGAGAGCTGGATCATATGCCTgcagcaagcatgcatgcagtgTGCTTTTAGCGAGCTTTTTCTGATATCATATTCATATGTGCAGAGCAGCTACCGAGCGAGTCCCAAGGCAGTGTACTTGCTGTTAACGATCGAGTTGGTCTTGCAGGCCTTACCCTGGCTTCAGGCCTTCAGGCCTGGCCACAGAGGTCAGAGGAGGAgactcctcttcctctcattcTCAGCCTCTCTCTCTTCTGATGCAGTACCATCGTCCAGTACTAGTACCCTGCAGTTCTGGTCCTGCACAATGAGtcacatgagagagagagagatggatcAGATTaaagggagaggagaggccGGAAGAGAGGTAGAGAGAGAGTGCAGCCAGCCAACTATGCAATGCAAGGAGTTGGAAAAagctgtggcatttccgagtacGATAGCGATGTGTGGGGATGAAGGACTGCAACAGGGATTGCATCTGCAGGCAAcccaggccgtgtttagttggggaatttgggaggtgccaaattactgttagagcactgtagcacactgtagcgtttcgtttgtatttgtgaattattgtccaaatattgactaattaggttcaaaagattcgtctcgcaaagtacaacaaaactgtgcaattagtttttaatttcatctacatttagtactccatgcatgtaccgcaagtttgatgtgatggggaatcttctttttgcatagtgtcaaagttgggagttgggagtaactaaacatggccccagAGGCAGAGGAGCCAGACGGTGGTGGAattgaggccttgtttagttggggaatttgggaggtgtcaaattactgttacagcactgtagcacactgtagcgtttcgtttgtatttgtgaattattgtccaaatattgactaattaggctcaaaagattcgtctcgcaaagtacaacaaaactgtgcaattagtttttaatttcatctacatttagtactccatgcatgtaccgcaagtttgatgtgatggggaatcttctttttgcatagtgtcaaagttgggagttgggagtaactaaacatggcctgaatTGAAGCCGCAGGCAGCAGCCTGCATTGCAGGTCAGGGGTCCAGGGGCACTGAATCGAATGCCTTCCTGACCCCCGGCGCCCTAGCTTCAATTCCGCTCTCTCTCTTCAGATTTTGCATCGGATTGAGTGCGCGTCCCGATGCAAAGGCAAACAAAGAGCAGGGCTTTGGGCTTTGCATCTCCTCGTGCGTACGCATGGCTGTGGCTTGGCTGCCTCGCTTTCCAGGCACATAAAGAACACATAATGCGCCGGTCCTGCATCCCAAGCGTACAAGGTTGCATTGTATCTATTATCAATGACAGGTGATGGATCATGATTCGTGCCATGCATCACGGTTCACTACAGCAAGAACTATCATTCAGTCTTTGTTTAGTTTGACAGAGCAGCAGTTATTAATTGTTCACCTAATCTGCAGATCCTGAGATCTGGAGGAGGATAAACAAATCATACAGCCGCGAGCAAATAGAAATAGAATCAGTCTCTGGATCCTGAGCTTTCCTGGGTGGCATGGCATATTTGTCGATGAAACCGGTAGACACCAAAAGGCAGACGAAAGGCTCCCTACTCATGTGTTGGTAGTAGTATTCACTTCAGTGCGCAGGTGCATGCAGAGAAAGCCATCATGTCCTCCGTGccaaaactccaaaagagaggaagaggagcaatGGAGCATCCTGGCCAAGTACAGTAGTACCAGCCCAGGACAGCATTTTTTCAGGGTGAATAGAATAGTCAGCCATAGAGCCAGCCAAGCCTTGTTGCTGAATGAATCCTGCTCATCCATcatatctccatctccatggatAGCAAACCAAAAGGGATATTTGGTTTCCCAATGCAAGGCGACTATAGTGCTCTTGTGAGCTAGTGATGCATGGTCTCTGATGGAGATGGGTCTCATAAggtctctcctctcctctcactGCATCAGCTAgcctcagctcagctcagctcaacAACTGATGACTGATGGATGCATGAGAGAGCCCCTGCCGAACAACTAACCGCTAGCTGCTTGCTTTTGGTCTTGGGACCAAGGCACAACTGAATCCAACGACACTTTGAATCTGCAGGCCTACCTTGATGGTAGATTCATAGGCAGCCAGACACCTAGCTTCATAGGCATATGATTGCCATCATGCCTTCTTTCTGCACGCAGGGCAATGCATGGACTTGGCTACTATACCTGCTGGGAACTTGGGGTCACTGCTGACCCATATGTCATACAGGTTGCAGGGTAGGGCAGACCCCTCAGGTGCAAAACCAATCAGAGAATTCTTTCTCACCAATCTTCAGCAATCACCAAACCACAGTGTGCAAGCAGAACAATAGCAGGGGGGGCATGGCATACTGTTATTGTGTGGAATATTGGGCCCACGCATGAGAAGAttgaacaattttttttcacacATTTCCAGCCTAAACCCTGAACCCTACTTGGCCAAAATCTTCTGTTGAGCTTTGCACCTTACTGGTTAAGCTTCTACTCTCAACAAGCCTAACAGTCAGTCAGCTGAGCTCTGCTACTTTCCTTAAAAATG
The genomic region above belongs to Setaria italica strain Yugu1 chromosome VI, Setaria_italica_v2.0, whole genome shotgun sequence and contains:
- the LOC101761926 gene encoding transcription factor HEC1, with protein sequence MDNITHNSSSSSSWDLDMSLGSHHHPLLFDSHPNPAPPPPPPLPFHLVSTSSHHHGHHPPPHPPHHHHHLGLDPSPSSSLFPPHHHRLHHHLGLDIDPSSHHRHHHEYEQQEPGGHEQQEEMRQHEAGVAQEERGGAGVEDVEEELGAMKEMMYRIAAMQPVDIDPATIKKPRRRNVRISEDPQSVAARHRRERISERIRILQRLVPGGTKMDTASMLDEAIRYIKFLKRQVQELQHQPPTPTQQQYPAAAAAGAGAGPSTSVVGPRPGGPPFLPLGPGPLIDWAGFVRPVDIHGPTSSSSSSSMGGAHAALGFGFSSAGQSSHGMH